Proteins co-encoded in one Bacillus infantis NRRL B-14911 genomic window:
- a CDS encoding MarR family winged helix-turn-helix transcriptional regulator yields MPHENIKDLVDRYISVSFSVNKTGENLVKCQLGDELTNDQHYTLRYIHHSENCTSTELAEVFDVKKSAITAIINRLFEKGLIERTRDEKDRRVVYLTLSEKGRELFSETEERINKLVESFIKKFDQQEIEQFITTYEKLGSILLEIKDQQVEE; encoded by the coding sequence ATGCCGCATGAGAATATAAAAGACTTAGTGGACCGGTACATATCCGTTTCCTTCTCAGTAAACAAGACGGGCGAAAACCTGGTAAAGTGCCAGCTCGGGGATGAACTGACAAATGACCAGCATTACACGCTCAGATACATCCACCATTCAGAGAACTGCACGTCAACGGAATTGGCTGAGGTGTTCGATGTAAAAAAAAGTGCGATCACAGCCATCATCAACAGACTGTTTGAGAAGGGCCTGATCGAACGGACACGTGATGAAAAAGACCGCAGGGTCGTGTACTTGACGCTTTCTGAAAAAGGCAGGGAGCTTTTTTCGGAAACGGAAGAGCGCATCAACAAGCTGGTTGAATCTTTTATCAAAAAATTTGACCAGCAGGAGATAGAGCAGTTTATCACAACTTATGAAAAACTGGGCAGTATTCTGCTTGAAATTAAAGATCAACAGGTGGAGGAATAG